A window from Drosophila subobscura isolate 14011-0131.10 chromosome O, UCBerk_Dsub_1.0, whole genome shotgun sequence encodes these proteins:
- the LOC117899166 gene encoding uncharacterized protein LOC117899166: protein MRLIPTLLLLLFAVSASQAASLSPFAALPARIRDQLSPRLLYSRRTGSQPIVLDAVAWARHLLEKLQLYHLSFDIVRAMQTSTDGLLFEMKSHEQANEILTAWRRILRQNSDYGEAEACPAAATTCVSADFELKQTERDFFVGPSGLSNHFGGPTYRMGGH from the exons ATGCGTTTAATTCCgacacttttgctgctgttgttcgcAGTGTCAGCCAGCCAAGCCGCCAGTTTGT CTCCATTTGCCGCACTGCCGGCTAGAATTCGAGACCAATTGAGTCCCCGTTTGCTGTACAGCAGGAGGACTGGCAGCCAACCCATAGTCCTGGATGCCGTGGCCTGGGCGCGGCATTTGCTGGAGAAATTACAGCTGTACCATCTGAGTTTTGACATAGTTAGGGCCATGCAAACATCCACAGATGGACTGCTGTTCGAAATGAAATCCCACGAGCAGGCAAATGAGATTCTGACAGCCTGGCGGCGCATTTTGAGACAGAATTCGGACTACGGTGAGGCAGAAGCTTGCCCCGCAGCTGCCACAACCTGTGTGAGCGCAGACTTTGAGCTGAAGCAAACCGAAAGGGACTTCTTTGTGGGTCCCAGTGGCCTCTCCAATCATTTTGGTGGGCCCACCTATCGCATGGGTGGACACTGA